From the genome of Spirosomataceae bacterium TFI 002, one region includes:
- a CDS encoding ORF6N domain-containing protein: protein MSENLGISAVLIENRIFTLRGEQVMLDFQLGELYQVETKRLNEQVKRNEKRFPPAFMFQLSKTEWETLQSHIATSSNQSQIATGSQKHRSKPPYVFTEQGVSMLSAVLNSDTAINVSIAIMNAFVQMRKTIGNHQQLLQLSNDFVAHKLETNQKFEQVFKALEAPEIKDKQGIFFDGQTYDAYDFVNGLIKKAKASIILIDNYIDETVVTQLTKKEKGVKVFLLSKTISKKLQLDIDKANTQYPTFKGIAFNKSHDRFLILDENEVYHIGASLKKWWKKLVVSIVEPWFAFSKLESASVTILQSINEHI from the coding sequence ATGAGTGAAAACCTAGGAATATCAGCAGTTTTAATAGAGAATAGAATTTTCACCTTAAGAGGTGAGCAAGTGATGCTTGATTTTCAGTTGGGGGAGTTGTATCAGGTGGAAACGAAAAGATTAAATGAGCAAGTGAAACGAAATGAGAAACGATTTCCTCCCGCTTTTATGTTTCAGCTTTCGAAAACAGAATGGGAAACTTTGCAGTCGCATATTGCGACCAGTTCTAACCAGTCGCAAATTGCGACCGGTTCACAAAAACACCGTTCAAAACCTCCTTATGTTTTTACAGAGCAGGGGGTAAGTATGCTATCGGCAGTATTGAACAGTGATACCGCCATTAATGTTAGTATTGCCATCATGAATGCTTTTGTACAAATGCGAAAGACCATTGGCAATCACCAGCAACTCTTGCAGCTTTCCAATGATTTTGTAGCTCACAAATTAGAAACCAATCAAAAGTTTGAACAAGTATTTAAAGCTCTGGAAGCACCAGAAATCAAAGACAAGCAAGGCATTTTCTTTGATGGACAAACCTATGATGCCTACGACTTTGTAAATGGTCTCATCAAAAAGGCCAAAGCATCTATCATACTCATTGATAATTACATAGACGAAACCGTAGTAACTCAATTAACAAAGAAGGAGAAAGGCGTAAAAGTGTTTTTACTAAGTAAAACCATAAGCAAGAAACTACAATTGGACATTGACAAAGCAAATACCCAATACCCCACTTTTAAGGGCATAGCGTTTAATAAATCACATGACAGGTTCTTAATTTTGGACGAAAACGAAGTGTACCACATTGGAGCCTCGCTAAAAAAATGGTGGAAAAAACTTGTGGTGAGCATCGTCGAACCATGGTTTGCCTTTTCAAAGTTAGAAAGTGCTTCTGTTACTATTCTTCAATCAATTAATGAGCATATATGA
- a CDS encoding type I restriction enzyme, R subunit gives MNEAQTKHDLITPALQKAGWGVIEGSRLRLEFPITKGRLIGQGRRSIQLSADYVLEYKNRRIGVVEAKKRDLYYTEGVGQAKDYGERLNIRYAYATNGLKIYGIDLQEGSEGDVSSFPTPDELWEMTFPTPKEEYKVEIENWKERLFAVPYEDRGGTWQPRYYQNNAITKVLDAIANKKDRILLTLATGTGKTAIAFQIAWKLFQAKWNLKRDGSRSPRILFLADRNILADQAFNSFNAFEEDALVRIAPAEIKKKGKVPLNGSIFFTIFQTFMSGGGAVSDSEVEEEGEAYSNLAQAAEPVVAYGKPKAYFGQYPPDFFDFIIVDECHRGGANDESNWRDILKYFAPAVQLGLTATPKRDVNGDTYKYFGEPAYIYSLKEGINDGFLTPFKVKEISTTIDEYTYTGDDDIESESEIPVGTTFTEEQINRIIEIKAREEYRVRLFMDMIDQNQKTLVFCATQIHAAAVRDLINQYHSKSDTERSRSTNYCHRVTADDGKMGEKHLRDFQDNEKSIPTILTTSQKLSTGVDAPEIRNIVLMRPVNSMVEFKQIVGRGTRLFDGKDYFTVYDFVKAHKHFNDAEWDGEPLEPEEPKGGGTPKPPCKLCGKKPCECKKEAPKTCTECKNDPCVCDDGPKNIIRVKLSNNKVLELDSMVKTSFWSPSGTPMSGAEFIKQLFGDIPSFFESEAALREIWSLPSTRKKLLTELEEKGYTSAQLQDLRNMIHGDDCDLFDVLIYVAYQKDLVPRLERATRAQIHLTDYNQNQQDFLNFVLEQYVKEGEEELDDAKLPNLLELKYKAITDAKNQLGEVKSIREMFIGFQRELYREQGVA, from the coding sequence ATGAATGAAGCACAAACCAAACACGACTTAATAACCCCAGCTTTACAAAAGGCAGGTTGGGGTGTGATAGAAGGCAGTCGCTTGCGTTTAGAGTTTCCAATTACCAAAGGGCGTTTAATAGGTCAGGGAAGACGGTCTATTCAGCTTTCCGCAGATTATGTGCTAGAATATAAGAATAGGCGAATAGGCGTTGTAGAAGCTAAGAAGAGAGACCTATACTACACCGAAGGCGTTGGTCAAGCAAAAGACTATGGAGAACGACTCAATATTCGTTATGCATACGCCACCAATGGTCTTAAAATTTATGGAATAGACCTTCAAGAAGGATCGGAAGGAGATGTAAGTTCATTCCCTACACCAGACGAACTTTGGGAAATGACGTTTCCTACACCAAAGGAAGAATACAAGGTCGAAATCGAGAATTGGAAAGAGAGACTCTTCGCAGTTCCTTACGAAGATAGAGGAGGAACTTGGCAGCCTAGGTATTACCAAAATAACGCAATAACCAAAGTATTGGATGCTATAGCGAATAAAAAAGACCGCATCCTTCTTACCCTTGCAACTGGTACTGGCAAAACTGCCATAGCATTTCAGATTGCTTGGAAACTGTTTCAGGCCAAATGGAACCTCAAAAGAGATGGTTCAAGAAGTCCAAGAATATTATTCCTTGCCGATAGAAACATTTTGGCAGATCAGGCATTCAACTCTTTCAATGCTTTTGAAGAGGATGCATTGGTAAGAATAGCACCAGCAGAAATAAAGAAAAAAGGCAAAGTACCCTTAAATGGGAGTATCTTTTTCACGATTTTCCAAACTTTCATGTCAGGTGGGGGAGCGGTTAGTGATAGTGAGGTTGAAGAAGAGGGTGAAGCGTACAGCAATTTGGCACAAGCAGCCGAACCAGTAGTGGCTTATGGCAAGCCAAAAGCATATTTTGGGCAGTATCCACCAGATTTTTTTGATTTCATTATCGTAGATGAGTGTCATCGAGGAGGAGCCAATGATGAAAGCAATTGGCGTGATATTTTGAAATATTTCGCTCCTGCCGTTCAACTGGGTCTAACAGCCACACCAAAAAGAGATGTAAATGGCGATACTTACAAGTATTTTGGCGAACCAGCATATATCTATTCATTAAAAGAGGGTATCAATGACGGTTTCCTCACACCTTTCAAGGTGAAGGAAATAAGTACAACAATAGACGAATACACTTATACTGGGGACGACGATATAGAGAGTGAATCTGAAATTCCAGTAGGAACAACTTTTACCGAAGAACAAATCAACCGCATCATAGAAATAAAAGCACGTGAAGAATATCGTGTAAGGCTTTTTATGGATATGATCGATCAAAATCAGAAAACGCTGGTATTTTGTGCCACACAAATTCACGCCGCTGCTGTTCGTGATTTAATAAATCAATACCATTCTAAATCGGATACTGAGCGAAGTCGAAGTACCAATTATTGCCACAGAGTAACAGCCGATGACGGTAAAATGGGGGAGAAGCACCTGAGAGATTTTCAAGACAACGAGAAAAGTATCCCAACTATCCTCACAACATCACAGAAGCTTAGCACAGGTGTAGATGCACCAGAAATACGTAACATTGTCCTCATGCGACCAGTAAACTCAATGGTGGAGTTTAAGCAAATTGTGGGACGAGGAACACGATTATTTGATGGTAAGGACTATTTTACTGTTTACGACTTTGTAAAGGCACATAAGCATTTTAATGATGCCGAGTGGGATGGAGAACCACTAGAACCCGAAGAACCAAAAGGTGGAGGAACTCCTAAGCCACCTTGCAAACTTTGTGGCAAGAAACCATGTGAATGCAAAAAAGAAGCACCTAAAACATGTACTGAATGTAAAAATGACCCTTGTGTATGCGATGATGGCCCAAAGAATATCATACGAGTAAAGCTTAGCAATAACAAAGTGTTGGAGCTGGACTCAATGGTTAAAACATCTTTCTGGAGTCCATCAGGGACGCCAATGTCGGGTGCTGAGTTCATCAAACAGTTATTTGGAGACATTCCAAGCTTCTTCGAAAGCGAAGCTGCACTGCGTGAAATATGGAGTCTGCCAAGTACACGCAAAAAGTTACTTACAGAACTAGAAGAAAAAGGCTACACTTCAGCTCAGCTTCAAGACCTCAGAAACATGATTCATGGAGACGACTGTGACCTTTTTGATGTTTTAATTTATGTTGCTTATCAGAAAGACCTTGTACCAAGATTGGAAAGAGCTACACGAGCACAAATTCACCTCACGGACTACAACCAGAACCAGCAGGACTTCTTAAATTTTGTATTAGAACAATATGTAAAAGAAGGCGAGGAAGAGCTTGACGATGCCAAACTACCCAATCTGCTAGAACTAAAGTATAAAGCCATCACAGACGCTAAAAACCAGCTAGGCGAGGTAAAATCCATCCGAGAGATGTTTATTGGATTTCAAAGAGAGTTGTATAGGGAGCAAGGGGTGGCGTAG
- a CDS encoding Fic/DOC family protein, producing the protein MEHKNQIEIYQAKDGSTQIYVQFEQDSVWLTQAQMAELFETTPQNITMHLKSIFNEKELDENATCKDFLQVRKEGQRTVKRKQLHYNLDAIISVGYRVKSVRATQFRIWANSILKDYLVKGYAVNQKRLEESQQQLNDFKKLVRLQSEVISTYSLESDETKGLIQVIANYATALDLLDDYDHQRLELPKIPGTEAIQINYEEAKRAIEQLGKQTQFEGLFGKEKDDSFKGSIQNIYQTFDGKDLYLTTHEKAAHLLYFIVKNHSFTDGNKRIAAFIFVWFLERNHLLFKENGEKILADSTLVAITLMIAQSHPEDKDMMIKVVVNLLLSHE; encoded by the coding sequence ATGGAGCATAAGAATCAAATAGAAATCTACCAAGCCAAAGATGGCTCCACTCAAATATATGTGCAGTTTGAGCAAGATTCTGTTTGGCTTACCCAAGCTCAGATGGCAGAGCTTTTTGAGACTACTCCCCAAAACATTACTATGCACTTAAAAAGCATTTTCAATGAAAAAGAACTAGACGAAAATGCAACTTGTAAGGATTTCTTACAAGTTCGAAAAGAAGGCCAGAGAACAGTAAAACGGAAGCAATTACATTATAATCTTGATGCAATTATTTCAGTAGGATATCGTGTAAAATCCGTGAGAGCAACGCAGTTTAGAATTTGGGCAAATAGCATCTTAAAAGACTACCTAGTAAAAGGCTACGCCGTAAACCAAAAGCGACTAGAAGAAAGCCAACAGCAATTAAACGACTTTAAAAAGTTAGTACGTCTGCAAAGTGAGGTTATCTCCACGTATAGCCTAGAATCAGACGAAACTAAAGGGCTCATTCAGGTTATAGCGAACTATGCCACCGCTCTAGATTTATTAGATGATTACGACCACCAACGACTTGAATTACCAAAAATACCAGGAACAGAAGCCATACAAATCAATTATGAAGAGGCTAAACGGGCAATTGAACAATTAGGCAAGCAAACACAATTTGAAGGTTTATTTGGTAAAGAGAAGGATGACTCTTTCAAAGGGTCTATTCAGAATATTTATCAAACTTTTGACGGAAAAGATCTTTACCTCACCACCCATGAAAAGGCAGCACATTTATTGTACTTTATTGTGAAAAACCATTCTTTCACAGATGGTAATAAACGCATTGCAGCTTTTATATTTGTTTGGTTTTTAGAGCGTAACCACCTTTTATTTAAAGAAAATGGTGAAAAAATATTAGCAGATAGTACCTTAGTAGCAATAACGCTAATGATTGCTCAAAGTCACCCAGAAGATAAAGACATGATGATAAAAGTAGTGGTCAATTTATTATTAAGCCATGAATGA
- a CDS encoding type I restriction enzyme, S subunit, with protein MRKGWEILKFEDCLQKIRNTKKIPRKSFLPKGIYPVISQEKELINGYWNTSEDIFQVEKPIIIFGDHTKIVKYVNFDFVKGADGIVILLPIEKINSRFFAYQIESIDLDDLGYARHYRLLKKEEIVVPPLPEQKQIVAILDKAFAAIDQAKANIEKNIENAKELIESHLQKTFNDNLSGSVFKSLNDICELIVDCEHKTAPTQDAGYPSIRTPNIGFGELLLDGVNRVSKETYKEWTRRAIPKSGDLILAREAPAGNIGVIPENVEVCLGQRTVLIRPQEDKFIPKYLAYLILSKDVQKRLLSHSQGVTVGHINMKDIRSFKIFNLPSLEQQNIIVDNISSLLDKMNRMNSNYSRELDNVEELKKSILQKAFAGELTEKQVVDLV; from the coding sequence ATGAGAAAAGGTTGGGAAATATTAAAATTTGAGGATTGCCTTCAGAAAATAAGAAATACAAAAAAAATTCCACGAAAGAGTTTTTTGCCAAAAGGGATTTATCCTGTTATTTCACAAGAGAAAGAACTAATAAATGGCTACTGGAACACTTCTGAAGATATTTTTCAAGTAGAAAAGCCAATAATTATTTTTGGTGACCATACAAAAATAGTTAAATATGTGAATTTTGATTTTGTTAAGGGAGCAGATGGTATAGTAATCTTATTACCTATCGAAAAAATAAATTCTAGATTTTTTGCTTATCAAATCGAAAGCATTGATTTGGACGACTTAGGCTATGCAAGACATTACAGACTTTTAAAAAAGGAAGAAATAGTAGTCCCACCACTCCCCGAACAAAAACAAATAGTAGCCATATTAGATAAGGCATTTGCTGCCATAGACCAAGCCAAAGCCAATATCGAGAAGAACATTGAAAATGCGAAAGAGTTAATTGAGAGTCATTTACAAAAGACTTTTAATGACAATTTAAGTGGTTCGGTATTTAAATCATTAAATGATATATGCGAACTAATAGTAGATTGCGAACATAAAACTGCTCCAACTCAAGATGCTGGATATCCATCCATTAGAACGCCTAATATTGGATTTGGCGAACTACTGTTAGATGGTGTAAATAGAGTTTCAAAAGAGACCTACAAGGAATGGACAAGAAGAGCTATACCGAAGTCCGGCGATTTGATTTTGGCGAGAGAAGCTCCTGCAGGAAATATTGGCGTAATTCCAGAGAATGTTGAAGTCTGTTTGGGACAAAGAACAGTTTTAATAAGACCCCAAGAAGATAAATTTATCCCCAAATATTTGGCATATCTGATTTTATCTAAGGATGTTCAAAAGAGGTTATTGTCACATTCACAGGGCGTAACTGTTGGTCATATAAATATGAAGGATATACGCTCCTTCAAAATATTCAATCTTCCATCATTAGAACAGCAAAATATAATAGTAGATAACATTAGTTCATTATTGGACAAAATGAATCGAATGAATTCTAATTATTCTAGAGAACTTGACAATGTGGAAGAGCTAAAAAAGTCCATCCTTCAGAAAGCCTTTGCTGGGGAGTTGACAGAAAAACAAGTGGTAGATTTGGTTTAG
- a CDS encoding CRISPR-associated protein, which yields MPNQNFNRSNRPQNQRNHEEVKVTSPYNFVPLNKHVYFPEWGDLVNHDIPFEDGLSGSFEVEIEAQSPIFIRGTRINGDKFYEQKDKKGKVEQVISTEFMHLIDKQGNKRYFIPGSSFRNMLRSVVEIFSFGKMNREKVNELEDPSFRDMQNPNLYNLRGDAGKLKMGWLQKDNNAYVILDAGELGDLRNHNPNFSIYQNEIHRELKNETSVEKKYKLLRTKGYNSYSLADDLGPNSTNKLLVVSGQIQGKRREFLFTNPNLVSQDGEFVLDNVYDLSNTVLGNFFRTYEKSESWLFWKQKFERNQPVPVFFRVNEYEEVIDFGLTVLYKMLHKNGIRDAIKQKIAAENIKSLDLADVIFGSIENEKHKGRVFVSHAFSENAVEEDKPETLILGSPKASFYPFYVSQDLNSHGKVKGNYKTWSDDDAIIAGRKRYPAHQVFSPSKIEPEKDQPLNPGLQDGEDKVSTTFLPLKKNTVFKTRISYHNLKPIELGALLSALTLHGNQETHFHNIGMAKPYGFGKVKIKANRYEQFANYVADYENEMNTFLKEKKVGHSFRATEQFKEFLAMAAALPTTKPEKLQYPKLSAFAGIKKARMGLPKFSQL from the coding sequence ATGCCAAATCAGAATTTTAATAGGAGTAATAGACCTCAAAATCAGCGGAATCATGAAGAGGTTAAAGTTACATCCCCATACAATTTTGTACCGCTCAACAAGCACGTTTATTTTCCGGAATGGGGCGATTTGGTAAACCACGACATTCCTTTTGAGGATGGTTTATCAGGTAGTTTTGAGGTAGAAATAGAAGCCCAAAGCCCAATTTTTATAAGGGGTACACGGATTAATGGCGACAAGTTTTACGAACAGAAGGATAAAAAAGGAAAGGTTGAACAAGTAATTTCCACTGAGTTCATGCACTTGATAGATAAGCAGGGTAATAAAAGGTATTTCATCCCAGGCTCAAGCTTTAGAAACATGCTTCGCTCTGTGGTTGAGATATTTAGTTTTGGGAAGATGAATAGAGAAAAAGTAAATGAATTAGAAGACCCCAGCTTTAGAGACATGCAAAACCCGAACCTCTATAATTTGAGGGGAGATGCTGGTAAACTTAAAATGGGTTGGCTTCAAAAGGATAATAATGCTTATGTAATTTTAGACGCAGGAGAATTGGGTGATTTAAGAAACCATAATCCAAATTTTTCCATTTATCAAAATGAAATTCATAGAGAACTCAAAAATGAAACTTCTGTTGAAAAAAAATACAAGCTCTTACGCACTAAAGGATATAACTCATATTCCTTAGCTGATGATCTAGGACCTAATTCAACCAATAAATTGTTGGTGGTAAGTGGTCAAATTCAAGGGAAAAGGAGAGAGTTTCTTTTTACAAATCCTAACCTTGTTTCTCAAGATGGCGAGTTTGTACTTGATAATGTTTATGACTTGTCAAATACCGTGCTTGGAAACTTTTTCCGCACTTACGAAAAAAGTGAATCTTGGTTGTTTTGGAAACAGAAATTTGAAAGGAATCAACCTGTTCCAGTATTTTTTAGAGTAAATGAATATGAAGAAGTCATAGACTTTGGCCTCACTGTTCTTTATAAAATGCTTCATAAAAATGGTATTCGTGATGCAATCAAACAAAAAATAGCAGCCGAAAATATTAAAAGTCTTGACTTGGCTGATGTAATTTTTGGTAGCATAGAAAATGAAAAACACAAAGGAAGAGTATTTGTATCTCATGCATTTTCCGAAAATGCAGTAGAAGAAGATAAACCTGAAACCTTAATATTAGGGAGCCCAAAGGCTTCATTTTATCCATTTTACGTCTCACAAGACCTTAACTCCCATGGAAAAGTCAAAGGAAATTACAAAACATGGAGTGATGATGATGCTATAATTGCTGGTAGAAAACGCTACCCAGCTCATCAGGTTTTTTCACCCAGCAAAATTGAACCCGAAAAGGATCAGCCCCTAAACCCTGGCTTGCAAGACGGAGAAGATAAAGTTTCTACAACTTTTTTGCCCTTAAAGAAAAATACCGTTTTCAAAACAAGGATAAGTTACCACAACCTAAAACCCATAGAACTGGGTGCTTTGCTATCTGCATTGACCCTACATGGTAATCAGGAAACCCATTTTCATAATATCGGGATGGCAAAACCTTATGGATTTGGTAAAGTGAAAATTAAGGCAAATCGCTATGAACAATTTGCTAATTATGTTGCTGATTATGAAAACGAAATGAATACTTTTTTAAAAGAAAAGAAAGTAGGGCATTCCTTTAGGGCTACTGAACAGTTTAAAGAATTTTTGGCAATGGCAGCAGCTTTGCCTACCACCAAACCCGAAAAACTACAATATCCCAAACTTTCGGCTTTTGCGGGTATTAAAAAGGCAAGAATGGGTCTGCCAAAATTTAGTCAATTATGA
- a CDS encoding CRISPR/Cas system CSM-associated protein Csm3, group 7 of RAMP superfamily: MNTIIYKITFLSYWAVGSGKGGGLAADNLVLKEKGLPIIPGKTLKGLIRQVYREVDPENIIRLFGHEKKTNDNEKSLPNKLGKFHFGSARLPENLRLDLIGNHALQRELYHSRTSTAIETGTKQALENSLRKMEVCVPLTLNAEIEIQDDSNFDLEFFKKALKGVRHLGEKRYRGLGRCHLEFIQLKTEKANV, encoded by the coding sequence ATGAACACAATTATATATAAAATCACATTCCTTTCTTACTGGGCAGTGGGTTCAGGTAAAGGTGGTGGACTGGCAGCGGACAACCTTGTACTAAAAGAAAAGGGCTTACCCATTATACCAGGGAAAACCTTGAAAGGTTTAATACGGCAAGTCTATAGGGAAGTTGACCCCGAAAATATCATTAGATTATTCGGACATGAAAAGAAAACAAACGATAATGAGAAAAGCCTTCCCAACAAGTTGGGCAAGTTTCACTTTGGTTCCGCCAGATTGCCCGAAAATTTGCGATTAGATCTTATAGGAAATCATGCCTTGCAAAGAGAGCTTTATCATAGCAGAACGTCTACAGCAATTGAAACTGGCACTAAACAAGCACTTGAGAATTCCTTAAGAAAAATGGAAGTTTGTGTACCGCTTACACTGAATGCTGAAATAGAAATTCAAGATGACTCTAATTTTGATTTAGAATTTTTCAAGAAAGCATTAAAAGGAGTGAGGCATTTAGGAGAAAAAAGATATCGAGGGTTAGGAAGATGCCATTTAGAATTTATTCAACTGAAAACTGAGAAAGCCAATGTATAG
- a CDS encoding CRISPR type III-associated protein, TIGR04423 family, producing the protein MVTKINISYFWEHLKKDGWEGYIWRVSDMDEPKEIYLQPTSILQTEANPVYNRIQEANFYNQEDQISMHIKLIDGEELIFLYELKDLDDNNFKLSDEVSYEGSKSVLGEPNFRNLYELTPSLVSEGAFSWVQVAQIFTGFN; encoded by the coding sequence ATGGTAACTAAAATAAACATTTCATACTTTTGGGAACACCTCAAAAAGGACGGTTGGGAAGGCTATATCTGGCGAGTTTCTGATATGGATGAACCAAAGGAGATTTATTTACAGCCAACCTCAATACTACAAACCGAAGCGAACCCTGTTTACAATCGCATTCAGGAGGCTAATTTTTATAATCAGGAGGATCAAATAAGTATGCATATAAAACTGATAGATGGCGAAGAGCTTATCTTTTTGTATGAACTCAAAGACTTAGATGATAATAATTTCAAACTCTCCGACGAAGTAAGCTACGAGGGTTCAAAAAGTGTCCTTGGTGAACCCAATTTTAGAAATTTATATGAATTAACTCCATCGCTCGTTAGCGAAGGGGCGTTTTCTTGGGTACAAGTAGCTCAAATTTTTACAGGATTTAATTAA
- a CDS encoding CRISPR/Cas system CSM-associated protein Csm3, group 7 of RAMP superfamily encodes MREKMIRYIARFVIEAETPLAVGSDTLHYNQDAPVEKDFNRLPYIPGTALAGAIRENLNGSFEEYLGQTEDLTQPLGSNLIFSDALLFDGVHVLDKLEDNVFSTPYFAWFEELPIRPHAKHDHKGSAKDGGLFDQEIVYKGSRFKFEISLEHTSPKNQLWDSFLQEVRNMTLFLGSGQYRGYGLCKIVDLKTAVCNTFDEYIALNPSLSVDENFIAIKNLKNSVDKWQTLILNAQNSLFHFGSGYEDDEVDAACYKENIIIWDEPNKPSQQENFVIPASSIKGALAHRVEFYHNVENKVYIDEIAKPFRDKITGKITDQDGFKKAIEKKTGENNDAVSALFGSAKDSKSEMGAKGRVIFKDIFIPVDNATEVKLMHNTIDRFTGGTLEGALFSEKAFQVEQLTLEYLTEPTKEEKYLHQALEDIKNGILPIGGLAAKGHGIINA; translated from the coding sequence ATGAGGGAAAAAATGATTAGATATATTGCCCGTTTTGTTATTGAAGCAGAAACACCCCTTGCGGTGGGCAGTGACACCCTGCATTATAATCAAGATGCCCCCGTAGAAAAAGATTTCAATCGCCTTCCTTATATTCCTGGTACTGCCTTGGCTGGTGCAATTCGTGAAAATTTAAATGGATCTTTTGAAGAGTATTTGGGTCAGACAGAAGACCTTACTCAACCCTTAGGTTCAAATTTGATTTTCTCAGATGCCCTACTTTTTGATGGAGTCCATGTTCTTGATAAATTAGAAGATAATGTCTTTTCTACTCCTTATTTTGCGTGGTTTGAGGAATTGCCAATTCGTCCTCATGCCAAACACGACCACAAAGGATCAGCGAAGGATGGAGGACTTTTCGACCAAGAAATAGTTTATAAAGGGTCTCGATTTAAGTTTGAGATTTCTTTAGAGCATACAAGCCCTAAAAATCAACTATGGGATTCTTTTTTACAGGAAGTAAGGAATATGACACTCTTTTTGGGTTCAGGTCAATACCGGGGTTATGGGCTATGTAAGATAGTTGATCTTAAAACTGCAGTATGCAACACCTTTGATGAATACATTGCGTTAAACCCTTCATTGTCCGTCGATGAAAATTTTATAGCAATTAAAAATTTGAAAAACTCGGTGGATAAATGGCAAACCCTTATTTTGAATGCCCAAAACTCACTTTTTCATTTTGGTTCGGGCTATGAAGACGATGAAGTAGATGCCGCCTGTTACAAAGAAAATATTATAATCTGGGATGAACCTAACAAGCCATCGCAACAAGAAAACTTTGTGATTCCCGCCAGCAGCATCAAAGGGGCCTTAGCACATCGAGTGGAGTTCTATCACAATGTAGAGAACAAAGTTTACATAGATGAAATCGCTAAGCCATTCAGGGATAAAATAACAGGTAAAATCACAGACCAAGATGGTTTCAAAAAAGCCATTGAAAAGAAAACAGGTGAAAATAATGATGCGGTAAGTGCACTTTTTGGCTCAGCCAAAGACAGTAAAAGCGAAATGGGAGCAAAAGGCAGGGTCATTTTTAAAGATATTTTTATTCCTGTTGACAATGCCACAGAGGTCAAGCTAATGCACAATACAATTGATCGCTTTACCGGGGGAACTTTAGAAGGGGCTTTGTTTAGCGAAAAAGCTTTTCAGGTAGAGCAATTGACGCTAGAATACCTCACAGAACCCACTAAGGAAGAAAAATACCTACATCAAGCACTGGAAGACATAAAAAACGGCATACTGCCTATAGGTGGCTTAGCTGCGAAAGGACACGGAATTATAAATGCATAG